The following proteins come from a genomic window of Sorghum bicolor cultivar BTx623 chromosome 3, Sorghum_bicolor_NCBIv3, whole genome shotgun sequence:
- the LOC8075314 gene encoding uncharacterized protein LOC8075314 — translation MPREPWQRAHGHGGLGPRHRSTSGLRRGLFRPRDGEEDGGENHRDDRVRGGRLGHTAGSQFPSDMEGRVHGGYPSRRYYVPAAGDSCVRGSYPASTRYLTVGDSSRPSMASRAREEADSLERELHSIERSIVIPMCLNPEAREFFPDRDRGTAQRLDRYLAAAKRLQRLDTSGDIDQRKKSLLKTVMSCLADEFCHLKVWRLDDATARDHSPASIWDSVRRSRSGSQDSRMSSSSSLSFTGSGGTSDASYGSYHRGFGEEPSVQSHSTFAAGMIYVDRRSLSILGDIASVMIGSGYEYILRAAFDRHCAQLARYIEILDIDNIFGYQMGESRQILLRVWTSAVHIIISFLMEMQRQLDAHDFGSFDKIKQEYFLAIAKVTVMKLLDSANSISFQVDPPTDQSCKNSYGAAKRNLSKMVDVVMVYQALDHGLPTILSLLSGKTKELVVAEGEELIKRLSDVFAKLSDELNNTVRSQYLFITDTGVHRFTKHVMDHIRLLVQHKRIIYPMLEGGLESFGELVTRLIWSLEFMLNVNSRSLQLQGQEQIFLLNNVQFMLEAAEKNTELVLILGESWFLRCHDQIDQFIAGYVDVCWTPVMSSLERKTRFSLILWPHQLLCKFTLAFEVTCSAHKNWKVADPLMRHKLREAISHKVLPSLYRMHAVECDSEKMNKSARYSIEQVESQLLELFEG, via the exons ATGCCAAGAGAGCCGTGGCAACGTGCCCACGGGCACGGCGGCCTTGGTCCACGCCACCGTTCCACATCGGGCCTGCGTCGCGGGCTGTTCCGGCCACGCGACGGCGAGGAGGATGGCGGGGAGAATCACCGAGATGATCGCGTCCGGGGAGGGCGGCTTGGCCACACCGCGGGCTCCCAGTTCCCCAGCGACATGGAGGGCCGTGTCCATGGGGGCTATCCTTCTCGCCGCTACTACGTTCCCGCCGCCGGTGACTCTTGTGTTCGTGGAAGCTATCCAGCTTCTACCCGGTACCTCACCGTCGGTGACTCGTCCCGGCCATCGATGGCATCGCGCGCAAG GGAGGAAGCTGATAGCTTAGAGCGTGAGCTTCACAGCATCGAGAGATCCATCGTGATCCCGATGTGCCTGAACCCCGAGGCCAGGGAGTTCTTCCCGGACAGGGACAGGGGCACCGCGCAGCGCCTCGACAGATACCTCGCTGCTGCGAAGCGGCTGCAGCGGCTGGACACGTCAGGAGACATCGATCAGCGCAAGAAGAGCCTCCTCAAGACGGTCATGTCCTGCCTCGCCGACGAGTTCTGCCACCTCAAGGTGTGGAGGCTGGACGACGCCACGGCGAGAGATCACTCGCCGGCCTCCATCTGGGATTCCGTCAGGCGCAGCCGCAGTGGTTCCCAGGATTCGCGTATGAGCTCCTCGTCCTCTTTGTCCTTCACCGGCAGCGGCGGCACAAGCGATGCTAGCTATGGCTCGTACCACAGGGGTTTTGGTGAAGAACCGTCGGTCCAAAGTCACAGCACGTTCGCAGCTGGAATGATTTATGTCGACCGTCGGTCATTGTCGATCCTCGGTGATATTGCGAGCGTCATGATTGGGAGCGGATATGAATATATTCTTCGAGCAGCTTTTGATCGACACTGCGCCCAACTTGCAAG GTACATTGAAATACTTGACATTGACAACATTTTTGGATATCAAATGGGAGAGTCAAGACAAATTCTACTGAGAGTCTGGACATCCGCAGTGCACATTATCATTAGTTTTCTGATGGAGATGCAAAGACAATTGGATGCACATGATTTTGGTTCCTTCGATAAAATCAAACAGGAATATTTCTTGGCAATTGCAAAGGTAACTGTCATGAAGTTGCTTGACTCAGCTAATTCTATCAGTTTTCAGGTGGATCCACCAACTGACCAGTCATGCAAGAACAGTTATGGGGCAGCTAAACGTAACCTATCCAAAATGGTAGATGTGGTGATGGTGTACCAAGCACTGGATCATGGTTTGCCAACAATCTTATCACTGCTTTCGGGGAAAACTAAGGAGCTCGTTGTTGCAGAGGGTGAAGAACTTATCAAGAGATTGTCAGATGTGTTTGCCAAATTATCTGATGAACTAAACAATACTGTAAGATCACAATATTTGTTCATCACTGATACTGGTGTCCATCGTTTTACGAAGCATGTCATGGATCACATACGATTGCTAGTTCAACATAAGAGGATAATCTATCCAATGCTAGAGGGTGGTCTAGAATCATTTGGTGAACTGGTGACACGGCTGATCTGGTCTTTGGAGTTCATGTTGAACGTGAATTCCAGGAGTTTGCAACTACAAGGGCAGGAGCAAATATTCCTCTTAAACAATGTCCAGTTCATGCTCGAGGCAGCCGAGAAGAATACAGAGTTGGTACTGATTCTAGGAGAAAGCTGGTTCTTACGGTGCCATGACCAAATCGACCAGTTCATAGCAGGCTATGTGGACGTGTGTTGGACACCGGTTATGTCCTCACTTGAGAGGAAAACCCGGTTCTCGTTAATATTGTGGCCTCATCAGTTGTTATGCAAGTTCACTTTAGCTTTTGAGGTGACTTGCAGTGCGCACAAGAATTGGAAAGTTGCTGATCCACTGATGCGGCACAAGTTGCGCGAAGCAATCTCTCACAAGGTTCTCCCATCATTGTACCGAATGCATGCTGTGGAGTGTGACTCAGAGAAGATGAACAAGTCTGCGAGGTACAGCATCGAGCAAGTAGAGTCTCAGCTGCTGGAATTATTTGAGGGGTGA